The Clostridium sp. AWRP genome has a window encoding:
- the pyrE gene encoding orotate phosphoribosyltransferase — translation MDNLVVNTLKEVGALLEGHFLLSSGKHSNRYCQCAKLLQYPDKAKDVIAVIADKLENVDYDKIVGPAMGGILVSYELARQTGKPGIFAERQNGNMTIRRGFEIKEGEKIIISEDVVTTGKSSVEVAKVIQKLGGEVVGICCIVDRRAEGVKIEYPIYSAVKLNINTYDKENCPMCKQGQEYVKPGSRVFK, via the coding sequence ATGGATAATTTAGTTGTAAATACATTGAAAGAAGTGGGAGCACTTTTGGAAGGACATTTTTTACTTTCTTCAGGAAAACACAGTAATAGGTATTGTCAGTGTGCAAAACTTTTACAGTATCCTGACAAGGCAAAAGATGTAATAGCAGTTATTGCAGACAAATTAGAGAATGTTGACTATGATAAAATAGTTGGACCTGCAATGGGAGGAATATTAGTTTCCTATGAACTTGCAAGGCAAACGGGTAAGCCAGGAATATTTGCTGAAAGGCAAAATGGAAATATGACTATAAGAAGAGGCTTTGAAATAAAAGAGGGAGAAAAAATTATAATTTCCGAAGATGTAGTAACTACAGGAAAATCCTCTGTAGAGGTTGCTAAAGTAATCCAGAAGTTAGGTGGAGAGGTTGTAGGTATATGCTGCATAGTAGACAGAAGAGCGGAAGGTGTTAAAATAGAATACCCAATTTATAGTGCAGTAAAACTTAATATAAATACTTATGATAAGGAAAATTGTCCTATGTGTAAGCAAGGACAAGAATATGTAAAGCCTGGAAGTAGAGTATTCAAATAA
- a CDS encoding dihydroorotate dehydrogenase: protein MIDICGVNLKNPVIGASGTFGFGEEYNQIYNVSKLGGICSKGLTLKRKEGNDGIRSYETKAGILNSVGLQNPGVEHFINFELPKMKKFNTVVIANIGGSTINDYVESVEKLSSSDVDIIELNISCPNVKSGGMAFGIKSKVAYEIVSAVRKVCKKPLMVKLSPNAEDIVDMAYKCCDAGADSLSLVNTFKAMAVDIKNRKAVFNNITAGLSGPAIKPIALRMVYEVSKAVKVPVVGIGGIVSFQDAIEFIMAGASAIQVGTANFIKPDICLDIIDGIDKYMKDENIKDLSEIRGII, encoded by the coding sequence TTGATAGATATATGCGGTGTGAATTTAAAAAATCCTGTAATCGGAGCATCTGGAACCTTTGGATTTGGTGAAGAATATAATCAAATTTATAATGTATCAAAATTGGGAGGAATATGTTCTAAGGGTCTTACATTAAAAAGAAAAGAAGGAAATGACGGCATAAGAAGCTATGAAACTAAAGCAGGTATATTAAATAGTGTGGGACTTCAAAATCCAGGAGTAGAACATTTTATAAATTTTGAACTTCCTAAAATGAAAAAATTTAATACAGTTGTTATAGCTAACATAGGCGGAAGTACTATAAATGATTATGTTGAATCCGTGGAGAAGCTAAGTAGCTCGGATGTAGACATTATAGAATTGAACATATCTTGCCCTAATGTAAAAAGTGGGGGTATGGCTTTTGGAATAAAATCGAAGGTAGCTTATGAAATAGTAAGTGCTGTAAGGAAAGTCTGCAAAAAACCACTTATGGTGAAGTTATCTCCTAATGCTGAAGATATAGTAGATATGGCTTATAAGTGCTGCGATGCAGGAGCGGATAGCTTATCCCTTGTAAATACATTTAAGGCTATGGCTGTAGATATTAAAAATAGGAAGGCAGTATTTAATAATATAACTGCCGGATTGTCAGGTCCGGCAATAAAACCTATTGCATTAAGAATGGTATATGAAGTTTCAAAAGCTGTAAAAGTTCCTGTAGTTGGAATAGGTGGAATAGTAAGCTTTCAAGATGCGATAGAATTTATAATGGCAGGAGCTTCTGCCATTCAGGTAGGTACTGCAAACTTTATAAAACCAGATATATGTTTAGATATAATAGATGGTATAGATAAATACATGAAAGATGAAAATATAAAAGATTTAAGTGAAATCAGAGGAATAATTTAG
- a CDS encoding dihydroorotate dehydrogenase electron transfer subunit — MKNELSYTTEKVYKNEKTAEGIYKLEIHGKLKGKPGQFYMLRCWELEPLLSRPISIHYLDTNKIVFLYQVVGEGTEKLSKLKAGDEIKLLGPLGNGFDIEDLKTKTAIIAGGIGIAPMFYLAQSIRKQHENCKLDLYAGFRDSVYSIDKFKPFVDDIHISTETGSQGTKGYVTDEFRPELYDTVLCCGPEVMMKKVISMCRKKQVTVYVSMENRMACGVGACLVCTCSTIKGNKRACKDGPVFLGSDIVL; from the coding sequence TTGAAAAATGAGTTAAGCTATACCACTGAAAAAGTATATAAAAATGAAAAAACAGCTGAAGGTATTTATAAACTTGAAATTCACGGAAAACTTAAGGGCAAACCAGGTCAGTTTTATATGCTGAGATGTTGGGAACTAGAACCGCTGCTTTCAAGGCCTATAAGCATACATTATTTAGATACAAATAAAATAGTTTTCTTATATCAAGTAGTAGGGGAAGGTACTGAAAAGTTAAGCAAATTGAAAGCTGGCGATGAAATAAAACTTCTAGGGCCTTTGGGAAATGGATTTGATATAGAGGATTTGAAGACAAAAACTGCTATTATTGCAGGAGGTATAGGAATTGCCCCAATGTTTTATCTTGCTCAAAGTATAAGAAAACAACATGAGAATTGTAAATTAGATCTTTATGCTGGTTTTAGAGATAGTGTGTATTCTATAGATAAATTTAAACCTTTTGTAGATGACATACACATTTCTACAGAAACGGGAAGTCAGGGTACAAAGGGCTATGTAACTGATGAATTTAGGCCTGAACTCTATGATACTGTATTATGCTGTGGACCGGAAGTCATGATGAAAAAAGTAATAAGTATGTGTAGAAAAAAGCAGGTAACCGTATATGTTTCAATGGAAAATCGTATGGCCTGTGGAGTGGGAGCATGTCTTGTATGTACTTGCAGTACTATTAAAGGTAATAAACGAGCATGCAAAGATGGACCAGTTTTCTTAGGAAGCGATATAGTATTGTAA